TATGAAAAATACCAGGTTGTAAACCTCTAAAAGAGCGGCCGTTTTATAATAGCTGAGCAGGGTGGGGCAGTGACCGAAGGCCAGAGCGCCGATAAAAGCCGGCCAGGGGGTTTGGGTTACATAATAAATCAGCAGATAGGCTGCCAGGGCATTGGCAAAGAAGGTCAACCAGATCAGGAGATTATGGAAAACGATCAGGGAGAGAAAAGGGCGCAGGAGGGTAAAAAAGAGGCCGTCCAGAAAGGTATAGGTGTGCTGGATCAGGTTCAATCCCAGGGGGTGGAACATATAGGTATTGTTAAAGGGGTTGATCCTGAGATCCCTCAGGGCATGGGCCGTCCACCATTCATTAAGCGGGTATTCGGCCGTATCCATCACATCCCCCGGCAGATGGGTGGAGATCCGGGAGAAATTGGGCATGAGATGGACAGGGGCCAATAACAAGAGGAATAAGCAGACCAGTAAATGGGTACGCCAGGGGGAATGGGGCGCGGATGGGTTATTCTTCATCCCGGGCTCCCGGAAGTGGGTCCACCTGTAATAAATGGGTGCCGGTCCAATACAGGGAGACAGGAGATCCTTTTGCCCCGGATAGAATCGAGACCTCCGGGGCCTTGAAATGGTGATAGATAAAGTAATCCTTAAGGACTTTGACCTGGAAGGTGATGCCTTTCATTTTTTGAACAGCCTGGATGAAGGCCTCATTATTTTCCCGGCCTACCACAAAAGCCGGGGCTTTTGAAAAATCGATCCTTTTTTTCAGATCATTGAAAAAAGGATAGGTATCCTGAAATCCATTGATTGCATAATCACGGGTATTGGTCATGAGATAATCATCCTGAAGGGATTTGATTTTCCCTTGGGTCTCCTTGGTGATACGGGCCGAAAGGCCGATATCCGTATAGATCCGCCCGATTTTTTCTTTGGACAGAAAAGATAAAAGCTCTTCCGGAGGAGGACTCTCCGGGGAAGGCCGGTCCACCTTCTGATATATAAAGATTTCCCCCATGGCCCAGTTATCGGGCTTCTCTCCCATCAAAGTTATTTTAACATATCGGGCCTCTTTTGGTTCGAAACGAATTTCGATCCGGCCATCCCGTAATTTCCAGAAAGGACGGTCCAGAGACCAAAAGAGATAGGCCCACTGGTTTCGGATAAAAGCCACCTCCTGAAAGGCCTTAAGATCCCTGGAGACCTCGACCCGGTAATTTTTGGGGAAATCCCGCTCCTTTCCCTTGCCAGTCAGAAGGACAATGCGATTGAGCGGATACGTCCTGCCCAGATCAAGTTGATAATAGGTCCCTTTTTTCTGAGGCACTGATGGAGCCCAACTGGTTGAGATGTTGCGGTCAAAGGCTGATTGGACTGTCCCAGGGTTAAAAGAACTCTCTCCTTTCCAGCCATCCGGAAGGATCTCCTGCGATGGGGTTGCCGGCGGTTTAAAGTCGTAATAGACGGAATAACCTTTTATCCCAGGATACCTGGCAATGATTTCTTTTTTATAGGTACCACCCGTAACCCGGAACATTTCCTCAAAACTCTTGAGATATTCTCCTTCCAGGACAAAGGCCGGTCCGGACGAGGCGTCGGCCAATAAGGTGTAAAGGGGATAGCGATCGTTAAAGGGTAATGAAAAAATGAAGGCCTCTTGGGCTTCAAAGGTCAACCGGGCCGCGCTCCAATATTCCGGGGTATAGACCGTACGGATTTTTTTCTCTTTTAAATATTGGAAAAGGGCGGTTTCAACCTCTGCCTGCTTTCGGTTTTTAATGGCCCCTTCACTTAGCTTGGTAAAGGAGGACAAATTTTCAAAACTGAAAAAAAGCAGAAAAGAAACCATCAAGGAAATGCCCAGGAAGCGATTTTTGGTTTTTAACCAATAGAAAAAAAGACCGAGGGTGATCGGGAAAAGAGAATAAAAAGGCACCAGATAACGCAGGGCAACCGTTCTTTCGCCAAATCCCGAGATGCTGTAAAGCAAAACAAAAAAAACAAAATAGAACAGAAGCAAAACCCGGCCCCGGCCGGCAGGGAACCGGATCTTTTGCCACCGATGACTGACCAAAAGGAAAACCAGACTGGCCAGGAAAAGGAAGGCAAAGAAATAAGCCGGCCAGGTGGCCGGAAGGGCAGGAATAAATCCAAACAATTTAGGGAGTTGATTGAACAAGACCAGGGTGTTTGCCCAAAGACTGCCTTTCCCCTCGGATTGGACAAAGGTGAAAAAAGAGAGAGAATATTTCAGATTCCATATCCAGAAGGGCAGGGAGCCGAGGAAAAACCCGGCAACGGCCAAGAAGGCCCGGCCCTTGAGAACAAAGGCCCTTTTTTGAAAGGTGAGAAAACAAAAGCTGGTGATCAGATAGACAAGACTGATGGGGTAGGTCCACCAGGCAATACCCCAGAGGACTCCCAGGCTGAAAAGCCGGGCCAAGGGAAGGGACGGCCGGACATTGGGGGCCGTTAAACGATAAGTAACCAAAAGGATCAGGTTGCCCAAACAAAGGCCTTCAATATAACCGCCGATGGCCAGACTGGTTTCAATATGGATGGCAAAAGGGGGGATGGCCGCCAGGAGCATACTGACCAGGCCGATCTCCCGTCCATAAAGTTCCCGTCCAAGGTAATAGATAGAAATGATAAAAAAGATACAGAAAAGAAAAGGAACCCCATTGAGACTCCATCGGCTTACCCCAAGGAGCAGGCCGGCCGAGGCGGCTAAGACAGGCTCCAGAATCCCTCCATAGGAATCCCCATAATAGAGCCAGGGGAATTCTCCCTGAAGGATATGCCTGGTCATTAAGCCCACGATGGCCTGATCGGAATTAAAGGGGAGGATTTGGATCGGCCAAAGACGAACCATCAGACCGAAGGCAAGGATGCTTATGAAATAAAATTGAGTGCGAAAATATGAAAAACCGAATATCGAATATCGAACATCGAATTTCGAATTATGAAGTTTTTTTCCGTTCCCTTGACATTCAGTATTCATTATTCGTAACACTTTAGTTGTTTGAAAAGAGAGTTTTTTTCACCGCAAAGGCGCGAAGAACGCAGAGAGAAACATCTTTGTTCAATCCCGTGAGAGGCGGGATTGAACAAAAAATTATTTCCCCTTTGCGTTCTTGGCGTCTCTGCGGTGAAAATTGTTTTTCAAAAAGCCAAACTGATACCATTATTTGAAATTCGACATTCGTATTTTCATGCTTCGTGGCGCCCTATGGGGAACGAGGGTTTAGTCCGTTCGACTTCTCAGCTTGACATCTCTTTGATTTCATAATACCTTTATCAAAAAAAAAAAAAAGGGACAAGCGAATACTCCAGCGAATTTTTTTACTAATGCGCTCTTTTAACTGTCGTTGTAGTACTCAGTTGGGATCCATGCCAGAGACCGGGAAGAAATATAAAAAAGTTCAAGAGGCTTATGCCGAAAAAGGGGCTGCTGCCTTATACCAGGAATATGTGGTGGGCGGGACATCCCTCTGGGACCTTCTTAAGTATGAACTGTTTATCAATTTTACGGCAGGTATCCCCGGGGCCCTGGGCCTTTGGATCAGGAAGACTTTGTATCCCAGGATGATTTCTCAATGCGGAAAGGGGATTGTCTGGGGACGGGACATGGTCCTCCGCTACCCGCAAAAGATCCGCATTCAAGATCTATGTATCTTTGACGACGGTTGTGTTTTGGATGCCAAAGGTGACGGCAACCAGGGGATTTTTATCGGAAAATCATGCATGTTCGGGCGGCAAACTATTCTCGGGTGTAAAAATTCGGATATTGTAATCGGGGACCATGTCGGTATTGGGGCCCATTGTATCCTTAATGCCGTGGATACGAGTCCGGTATATATAGAAGATCAGGTGGTTATAGGACCAAAGGTATATCTGGCCGCCGGCGGCAATTATCACTTTGAGCGCACGGATATCCCCATAGGGCAACAGGGGATTGATTGCAAGGGCGGGATTCGGATCGGGAGGAATTCCTGGATTGGGGCCAATGCCGTGATCCTGGATGGGGTCAGTTTAGGGAACGACGTTATCGTCGGGGCCGGCTCGGTAGTCGCCAAAGACCTGCCCCCCTTTGCCGTGGCCACCGGCAATCCGGCCAGGGTCGTAAGAATGAGGCTGGAATCAACC
This window of the Deltaproteobacteria bacterium genome carries:
- a CDS encoding discoidin domain-containing protein gives rise to the protein MVRLWPIQILPFNSDQAIVGLMTRHILQGEFPWLYYGDSYGGILEPVLAASAGLLLGVSRWSLNGVPFLFCIFFIISIYYLGRELYGREIGLVSMLLAAIPPFAIHIETSLAIGGYIEGLCLGNLILLVTYRLTAPNVRPSLPLARLFSLGVLWGIAWWTYPISLVYLITSFCFLTFQKRAFVLKGRAFLAVAGFFLGSLPFWIWNLKYSLSFFTFVQSEGKGSLWANTLVLFNQLPKLFGFIPALPATWPAYFFAFLFLASLVFLLVSHRWQKIRFPAGRGRVLLLFYFVFFVLLYSISGFGERTVALRYLVPFYSLFPITLGLFFYWLKTKNRFLGISLMVSFLLFFSFENLSSFTKLSEGAIKNRKQAEVETALFQYLKEKKIRTVYTPEYWSAARLTFEAQEAFIFSLPFNDRYPLYTLLADASSGPAFVLEGEYLKSFEEMFRVTGGTYKKEIIARYPGIKGYSVYYDFKPPATPSQEILPDGWKGESSFNPGTVQSAFDRNISTSWAPSVPQKKGTYYQLDLGRTYPLNRIVLLTGKGKERDFPKNYRVEVSRDLKAFQEVAFIRNQWAYLFWSLDRPFWKLRDGRIEIRFEPKEARYVKITLMGEKPDNWAMGEIFIYQKVDRPSPESPPPEELLSFLSKEKIGRIYTDIGLSARITKETQGKIKSLQDDYLMTNTRDYAINGFQDTYPFFNDLKKRIDFSKAPAFVVGRENNEAFIQAVQKMKGITFQVKVLKDYFIYHHFKAPEVSILSGAKGSPVSLYWTGTHLLQVDPLPGARDEE
- a CDS encoding acyltransferase; this translates as MPETGKKYKKVQEAYAEKGAAALYQEYVVGGTSLWDLLKYELFINFTAGIPGALGLWIRKTLYPRMISQCGKGIVWGRDMVLRYPQKIRIQDLCIFDDGCVLDAKGDGNQGIFIGKSCMFGRQTILGCKNSDIVIGDHVGIGAHCILNAVDTSPVYIEDQVVIGPKVYLAAGGNYHFERTDIPIGQQGIDCKGGIRIGRNSWIGANAVILDGVSLGNDVIVGAGSVVAKDLPPFAVATGNPARVVRMRLEST